TAATTTAATTATATCGCACTAATCCTTTGAGTTTCCTTAAAGTTATACACAAATTTCAATGATTAAGCAGGCTAAATAAAAATTGTGTTAAAAAAAAGGTGCCCATTCGGGTCACCATAATCCGTAATCAATATAATCTTAATCACGAATATTGTCAATAGAAATGATGTAACTTGACCTAATTTATGGTTTTGACTAGGAAAAATAAAAGACTTCCGAACCTGCGAACTTTTTAAAACCTGCTTTTGTGTAAAATTCAGGTAAATTTGCATCTGCGGGATCGGTATTTATCCAAATGCGACAAACCTTTAAGTTTGAATAGTAAGCACAAGCCTTTTTTAAAAGACTGGTGCCAATCCCCTGTCCTCTAAATTTCTTACCGACAAAAAGATCTACAAGATAAACAAATCTTGTTTTGTCTGAGATAGTGCGTATTGCCCCAACGATATTTTTTCCGGCTTTATAGATAAAAATACAATCGGAATTTGATAAAAAATTTTTTACAAATTTTGGATCTCCGTAGTTTTTTGCCACATAAAATTGAATAATCTGTTCAAAATTATCTGAGATATTTAGTTTTCCCTCAGTAATATCGAAGATAGTCATATGTTATTTCAAAAGTGTATCAATTTGCGAAGGAATAGTACTTGGGTCTTCAACATATTGGCCATTCAAAAATACGCTTGGTGTTCCACCAAGATTTAATGCCTGGGCATCGGAATTATCTTTGTCAATAATATTCTGGACTTCTGAGCTGTTTAGATCTGAATCGAATTTTGTAATATCAAGCCCGATTGATTTGGCCATAGCATCCATTGTTGTCTGGTCACCGGTTTGATAGCTTTCAAAAATTGCATCGTCTGCTTGATCGAATTTGTCCTGCTTATTTGCAGCCTCAGCAGCTTTTGCCATGATCACGGCCTGTTGGTGAATGATAAAAGTGCGGTGATACATTACTACATCATTCGGATGGGCAGCGACAATAGATTTCAGTGTTTCGTGTAGGCTTTTGCAATAAGGGCAGAGATAATCAGAAAAAACTACAATTTTCACCTTTGCGTCAACCGATCCTATGTGGGCGGCATCATCACGATAAATTAAAGATTCATCATTTTTTATGTCACTGCTTTGGGGGCTTTCGTCTGTACTTTCGGGACCTTTGCTCTTGTTTGGAAGTGCAAGAATCACTCCACCGGCGATCAAAATTATAATTATTATAAGAATTATCCAATTACCAGCATTTTTCATCTTGCTCCTAAAAATTACTTTTGTAACCAAAAGTTTAACAAAAAATAGAATATACTTCAAACATATCTTTACTCTGTTTATTTCTCCTTAAAAAAAATTTCTTGTTTGTTTATATCAAAATATCAAAACGACCCAACTAAAATTCGCGCTGGATCATT
The nucleotide sequence above comes from Patescibacteria group bacterium. Encoded proteins:
- a CDS encoding GNAT family N-acetyltransferase; amino-acid sequence: MTIFDITEGKLNISDNFEQIIQFYVAKNYGDPKFVKNFLSNSDCIFIYKAGKNIVGAIRTISDKTRFVYLVDLFVGKKFRGQGIGTSLLKKACAYYSNLKVCRIWINTDPADANLPEFYTKAGFKKFAGSEVFYFS
- a CDS encoding thioredoxin domain-containing protein yields the protein MKNAGNWIILIIIIILIAGGVILALPNKSKGPESTDESPQSSDIKNDESLIYRDDAAHIGSVDAKVKIVVFSDYLCPYCKSLHETLKSIVAAHPNDVVMYHRTFIIHQQAVIMAKAAEAANKQDKFDQADDAIFESYQTGDQTTMDAMAKSIGLDITKFDSDLNSSEVQNIIDKDNSDAQALNLGGTPSVFLNGQYVEDPSTIPSQIDTLLK